The Actinobacillus equuli genome includes a window with the following:
- a CDS encoding Na+/H+ antiporter family protein, whose amino-acid sequence MFSNEVVISIIVLLALSLLRINVVIALIIAALTCGVIGFYGVDDMSLFDALTKTIEKFTGGLGGGAETAMNYAVLGAFAVALSKSGVTDLLAYKVISAFGKQPSGRSVFWFKYIVLFVLTAFAISSQNLIPIHIAFIPILVPPLLSVMNQLKIDRRAVACALTFGLTATYMLIPAGFGQIFIESILVKNINQAGQTFNLVATTPEMTKAMAIPVSGMILGLLFAFFVSYRKPRTYVENVKEPTADEVAARVAKVKPFHIGVSIVAIIATCSVQLATNSTVMGGLIGLIIFALGGVFKLKQTNDLFQDGLRLMAMIGFVMIAASGFASVVNATGGVPELVEALRGSIQSKEMAALLMLVVGLFITMGIGSSFSTVPIITSIYVPLCVSFGFSPLATMAIVGVAAALGDAGSPASDSTLGPTSGLNADGKHDHIWDSVVPTFLHFNIPLLVFGWIAALTL is encoded by the coding sequence ATGTTCTCTAACGAAGTTGTTATCTCAATTATCGTATTACTTGCTTTGAGTTTACTCAGAATTAATGTGGTAATTGCGCTAATTATTGCCGCCTTAACCTGTGGTGTCATTGGTTTCTATGGCGTTGACGATATGAGCCTATTTGATGCGCTCACAAAAACCATCGAAAAATTTACCGGTGGTTTAGGCGGTGGTGCAGAAACGGCGATGAATTATGCCGTTCTCGGAGCATTTGCTGTAGCACTTTCTAAATCCGGCGTAACCGATTTACTCGCTTATAAAGTGATTTCCGCTTTTGGCAAACAACCGTCCGGCCGCTCGGTATTTTGGTTTAAATACATCGTGTTATTTGTGTTAACGGCATTTGCAATATCATCACAAAACTTAATTCCGATTCATATTGCCTTTATTCCAATTTTAGTTCCGCCGCTATTAAGCGTAATGAACCAATTAAAAATTGACCGCCGTGCGGTAGCTTGTGCGTTAACTTTTGGTTTAACTGCAACCTATATGCTAATTCCGGCAGGTTTTGGTCAGATCTTTATTGAGAGCATTCTGGTTAAAAATATCAATCAAGCCGGTCAAACATTTAATTTAGTTGCAACCACACCAGAAATGACTAAAGCAATGGCTATTCCTGTATCCGGTATGATTTTAGGACTACTGTTTGCCTTCTTTGTTTCTTATCGTAAGCCTCGTACTTATGTAGAAAATGTAAAAGAGCCGACTGCGGATGAAGTTGCGGCTCGCGTAGCAAAAGTAAAACCATTCCATATCGGTGTAAGTATTGTTGCGATTATCGCAACTTGTTCGGTGCAATTAGCCACTAACTCAACCGTCATGGGCGGTTTAATCGGCTTAATTATTTTTGCATTGGGCGGCGTATTCAAATTAAAACAAACCAATGATTTATTCCAAGACGGCTTACGTTTAATGGCGATGATTGGTTTTGTGATGATTGCCGCATCAGGCTTTGCAAGTGTAGTAAACGCAACCGGTGGTGTACCTGAATTAGTTGAAGCATTACGTGGTTCGATTCAAAGTAAAGAAATGGCGGCATTACTGATGTTAGTTGTCGGTTTATTTATTACGATGGGAATCGGCTCATCATTCTCAACTGTGCCGATTATTACCTCTATTTACGTGCCTTTATGTGTATCATTCGGTTTTTCTCCGTTAGCGACCATGGCTATCGTGGGTGTGGCAGCCGCTTTAGGTGATGCTGGTTCGCCAGCGTCTGATTCAACATTAGGCCCGACATCAGGTTTAAATGCTGACGGTAAACATGACCATATTTGGGATTCCGTTGTACCAACCTTCTTACACTTTAATATTCCGTTATTAGTGTTCGGTTGGATTGCAGCATTGACGCTCTAA
- the xthA gene encoding exodeoxyribonuclease III, producing the protein MKFISFNINGLRARPHQLEALIEKHQPDVIGLQEIKVADEDFPWDLVNHLGYHVFHHGQKGHYGVALLTKKEPLAVRKGFPTDGADAQKRMIMADIETEFGVLTVLNGYFPQGENRAHETKFPAKEKFYADLQHYLETELTPENPIVIMGDMNISPTDLDIGIGEPNRKRWLRDGKCSFLPEEREWLDRLYNYGLVDTFRVMNPQANDKFSWFDYRSKGFDDNRGLRIDLVLASKGLAGHCVETGIDLEIRAMEKPSDHAPVWAVFK; encoded by the coding sequence ATGAAGTTTATTTCGTTTAATATTAATGGGTTACGCGCCCGCCCACACCAGTTAGAAGCGCTGATTGAAAAGCATCAGCCGGATGTTATCGGCTTACAAGAAATCAAAGTGGCTGATGAAGATTTCCCTTGGGATCTAGTCAATCATTTGGGTTATCACGTTTTCCATCACGGACAAAAAGGACATTATGGCGTGGCGCTTTTAACCAAAAAAGAACCTCTTGCCGTGCGTAAAGGTTTCCCAACTGATGGTGCTGATGCGCAAAAGCGTATGATCATGGCAGATATTGAAACAGAATTTGGTGTACTTACCGTGTTAAACGGCTATTTCCCGCAAGGTGAAAATCGTGCGCATGAAACCAAATTCCCAGCAAAAGAAAAATTTTACGCAGATTTACAGCATTATTTAGAAACTGAACTGACTCCGGAAAATCCGATTGTGATTATGGGTGATATGAATATTAGCCCGACCGATTTAGATATCGGTATCGGTGAGCCAAACCGCAAACGTTGGTTGCGCGACGGTAAATGTTCATTCCTACCGGAAGAACGTGAATGGTTAGATCGTTTATATAACTATGGTTTAGTCGATACATTCCGTGTAATGAACCCACAAGCTAACGACAAATTCTCGTGGTTTGATTATCGTTCGAAAGGATTTGATGATAATCGAGGCCTACGAATCGACTTAGTGTTAGCCTCAAAAGGCCTCGCGGGACATTGTGTTGAAACAGGGATTGATTTAGAAATCCGTGCAATGGAAAAACCATCTGATCACGCACCGGTTTGGGCGGTATTTAAATAA
- a CDS encoding YciI family protein: MYYVIFAQDNPNTLEKRLEVRPAHLARLEKLQAEGRLLTAGPNPTEDGSSVTGSTVIAEFESLADAQVWASEDPYVEAGVYGDVIIKPFKKVF, encoded by the coding sequence ATGTATTACGTTATTTTTGCACAAGATAACCCAAACACATTAGAAAAACGCCTGGAAGTACGTCCTGCTCACTTAGCCCGTTTAGAAAAACTACAGGCGGAAGGTCGTTTATTAACTGCAGGTCCAAATCCAACAGAAGACGGTAGCAGCGTCACCGGTTCGACTGTGATTGCGGAATTTGAGTCATTAGCGGATGCGCAAGTATGGGCTTCGGAAGATCCTTATGTAGAAGCTGGCGTTTATGGTGATGTGATCATCAAGCCATTTAAAAAAGTGTTTTAA
- the ttcA gene encoding tRNA 2-thiocytidine(32) synthetase TtcA, with the protein MNQNTQSTNTQQEKKIAYNLNKLQKRLRRNVGNAIADFNMIEDGDKVMVCLSGGKDSYTLLDILLNLKLSAPIHFDIVAVNLDQKQPGFPEHILPEYLESIGVEYKIVEENTYGIVKEKIPEGKTTCSLCSRLRRGILYRTATELGATKIALGHHRDDMLETLFLNMFYGGKLKSMPPKLISDDGKQIVIRPLAYCKEKDIEKYSQAKQFPIIPCNLCGSQPNLQRQVVKEMLQTWDRQYPGRIETMFSAMQNITLSHLCDPSLFDFKGLKRGQVLEGVEGDIAFDKAEIPNQPLIQDEDEQADYSENGMIQFKEVQ; encoded by the coding sequence ATGAATCAAAATACTCAATCCACTAATACTCAACAAGAAAAAAAGATTGCCTATAATTTAAACAAATTACAAAAACGTTTACGCCGCAATGTTGGTAATGCGATTGCCGATTTCAATATGATTGAAGATGGCGACAAAGTGATGGTGTGCTTGTCCGGCGGTAAAGATAGCTATACGTTATTAGATATTCTTCTTAACCTCAAACTGAGTGCACCGATTCACTTCGATATTGTGGCGGTCAATTTAGACCAAAAACAACCGGGCTTTCCGGAACATATTTTGCCTGAATATCTAGAATCTATCGGTGTTGAATACAAAATTGTCGAAGAAAATACATACGGCATCGTAAAAGAGAAAATTCCGGAAGGTAAAACGACTTGCTCACTTTGTTCACGTTTACGTCGCGGTATTTTATATCGCACAGCAACCGAACTCGGTGCAACTAAAATTGCGCTTGGTCACCACCGTGACGATATGCTGGAAACTTTATTCTTAAATATGTTTTACGGCGGAAAATTAAAATCCATGCCTCCGAAACTGATCTCGGATGACGGTAAACAAATCGTGATTCGTCCGTTAGCCTACTGCAAAGAAAAAGATATTGAAAAATATTCGCAAGCCAAACAGTTCCCGATTATTCCGTGTAACCTATGTGGCTCTCAGCCGAATTTACAACGCCAAGTTGTAAAAGAAATGCTCCAAACGTGGGATCGTCAATATCCGGGACGAATCGAAACGATGTTTAGTGCAATGCAGAACATTACCCTCTCGCATCTTTGTGATCCGAGCCTATTTGATTTTAAAGGGTTAAAACGTGGTCAAGTATTGGAAGGTGTGGAAGGCGATATTGCTTTTGATAAAGCGGAAATTCCAAATCAGCCGTTAATTCAAGATGAAGACGAACAAGCTGATTATAGCGAAAACGGTATGATTCAATTTAAAGAAGTCCAATAA
- the yciA gene encoding acyl-CoA thioester hydrolase YciA: MSKNKPYDREPEGKLILRTLAMPSDTNANGDIFGGWIMSQMDLGGAILAKELAKGRVVTVTVDKMIFHLPISVGDVVCCYGTLVKVGRSSMQVKVDVFIKQVYEGTRERFRVTEALFTYVAIDKEGKSRPIPRENNPELDEALALLEQRLIDEAN, translated from the coding sequence ATGAGCAAAAATAAACCTTATGACAGAGAGCCGGAAGGAAAACTGATTTTAAGAACCTTAGCAATGCCTTCCGATACAAATGCAAACGGCGATATTTTCGGTGGCTGGATTATGTCACAAATGGACTTAGGCGGTGCAATTCTTGCTAAAGAGCTGGCGAAAGGCAGAGTGGTAACGGTAACGGTAGATAAAATGATTTTTCACCTTCCGATTTCGGTTGGGGACGTAGTATGTTGTTACGGTACTTTAGTTAAAGTTGGCCGTTCCTCAATGCAAGTGAAAGTAGATGTATTTATCAAGCAAGTTTATGAAGGCACCAGAGAGCGTTTTCGAGTAACTGAAGCTTTATTTACTTATGTGGCGATAGATAAGGAAGGTAAATCTCGACCTATTCCACGAGAAAATAACCCGGAATTAGATGAGGCGTTGGCACTCCTAGAACAACGCTTGATTGATGAAGCAAACTAA
- a CDS encoding CBU_0592 family membrane protein encodes MSGMLNLGALNASQLEIVNTSAHIVGFIGMACVVLAFWFVVSERWKPTSLSYNILNGIGAVLLILSLCVHFNLGSFVIEVFWISISAMGIYKNLTRRKLVAA; translated from the coding sequence ATGAGTGGTATGTTGAATCTTGGTGCGCTTAACGCATCTCAGCTCGAAATTGTGAATACTTCTGCGCATATTGTCGGCTTTATTGGTATGGCATGCGTCGTATTGGCATTTTGGTTTGTGGTAAGTGAACGTTGGAAGCCAACTTCATTGTCGTATAATATTTTAAACGGTATTGGCGCAGTGTTACTTATTCTGAGCTTGTGTGTGCATTTTAATTTAGGTTCGTTTGTGATTGAAGTTTTCTGGATTTCAATCTCAGCAATGGGTATCTATAAAAACCTAACGAGACGTAAATTAGTAGCCGCTTAA
- the ilvY gene encoding HTH-type transcriptional activator IlvY → MEFQSLKLFLDIAQTRSFIRSAENNYMSASTLTRHIQRIEEELGQPLFIRDNRQVRLTEAGEKFLGFAKQSWSDWQQLQHQLSPVQGQLEGELKVFCSVTAAYSHLPQILEHFRQAHPKVEIKLSTGDPAQAVHTVHSFEADISLTGKPEHLPNSIVFHYIDDIHLSVIAPRVACAATQCLQQQPIDWQNIPFILPVDGPVRKRIDRWFKELKIKEPKIYATVAGHEAIVPMVALGCGVALLPDVVIKHSPMNNQISYLKLPKPISPFELGICVQEKRLQEPIIKAFWELLPKD, encoded by the coding sequence ATGGAATTCCAATCCCTTAAACTATTTTTAGATATTGCGCAAACCCGAAGTTTTATTCGTTCGGCTGAAAATAATTATATGAGTGCGTCTACACTGACGCGCCATATTCAGCGGATTGAAGAAGAGTTAGGGCAGCCGTTATTTATACGGGATAACCGACAAGTTCGCTTAACGGAAGCAGGTGAAAAATTCTTGGGGTTTGCGAAACAAAGTTGGTCTGATTGGCAGCAATTACAGCATCAGCTTTCACCGGTACAAGGTCAGTTAGAAGGCGAATTAAAAGTGTTTTGTTCGGTAACGGCAGCTTATAGTCATTTGCCGCAAATTCTGGAACATTTTCGTCAGGCACATCCAAAGGTAGAGATTAAACTGAGTACTGGCGACCCGGCTCAAGCGGTGCATACAGTGCATTCTTTTGAAGCGGATATTTCCTTAACCGGTAAGCCGGAGCATTTGCCGAACAGCATTGTGTTTCATTATATTGATGATATTCATCTTTCGGTTATTGCGCCACGGGTGGCATGTGCAGCAACACAATGTTTGCAGCAACAACCGATAGACTGGCAAAATATTCCGTTTATTTTGCCGGTTGACGGGCCGGTTCGAAAGCGAATCGATCGTTGGTTCAAAGAATTAAAAATTAAAGAGCCGAAGATTTATGCCACGGTGGCGGGTCACGAGGCGATTGTGCCGATGGTTGCGTTAGGATGCGGTGTAGCATTACTACCGGATGTGGTAATCAAACACAGTCCGATGAATAATCAAATTTCCTATTTGAAATTGCCTAAACCGATATCGCCGTTTGAGTTGGGAATTTGTGTACAAGAGAAAAGGCTACAAGAACCGATTATTAAAGCATTTTGGGAATTGTTACCGAAAGACTAA
- a CDS encoding phosphoethanolamine transferase — MKKGMITLKPSLILLCFPFIFLLSEIFFRYLFDITPLGKYLETYFIFFLFIFFFSYAKWKTTRFIISILFYLSLITNNIHYEIYQNWINSINYLLMFKELTEVTHAGIGMVDKILPATIYALVESAVFILITSFISRKNIFDRKFVICDILFLLIFIFMIVRSFFSSSENVTTNLAHSRVKSHFYSVSVFLGKVLPYDLLNLSDLPKYTHPTPEIISQPKAKNIILIIGESLSAKHVNYFGYHRETMPFLTELAKNNVDKNLLLKETYSAGVLTALSVPALLSAIPYPNGVEQIMKGDTNIFNLARRQGYETYFYTSQPEKEMSLINLMGKNWMQHKIMPTQLGEDISRGMNDHRLVPLLKDIDLDKGNNFIVLQQRGSHTNYGEYLSEDEKIFKNGTPLDNYDSTVYNTDQFIRKIYEYLASRNKDDYLLIYTSDHGQLVTEKTYNQGTMDEEQYIVPAFIYTKNKEVMENMGAFEQCQRLFHQQIATFIINTMGFNMPISDCKKGVVYSSLLSGDTGYLEIEVPKKAVLVNPKKKN, encoded by the coding sequence ATGAAAAAAGGTATGATAACATTAAAGCCAAGTTTAATTCTGTTATGTTTTCCTTTTATTTTTCTATTAAGTGAAATATTTTTTAGGTATCTTTTCGATATTACTCCCTTAGGTAAATATCTCGAAACTTATTTTATTTTCTTTTTGTTTATATTTTTCTTTTCTTATGCAAAATGGAAAACGACTAGATTCATTATCTCTATTTTATTTTATTTGAGTTTAATTACAAATAATATTCATTATGAAATATACCAAAATTGGATTAATAGCATTAATTATTTATTAATGTTTAAGGAACTTACAGAAGTTACTCATGCTGGAATCGGTATGGTAGATAAGATACTACCTGCGACAATATATGCATTAGTTGAATCTGCAGTTTTTATATTAATAACATCTTTTATAAGTAGAAAGAATATATTTGATAGAAAGTTTGTTATATGTGACATTCTATTCTTATTGATTTTTATTTTTATGATTGTTCGTTCATTTTTCTCGAGTTCAGAAAACGTAACGACTAATCTAGCTCATTCAAGAGTTAAATCTCATTTTTATTCAGTTAGTGTATTTTTAGGAAAAGTACTTCCTTATGATCTTTTAAATTTAAGTGATCTCCCTAAATATACACATCCAACTCCAGAAATAATATCTCAACCTAAAGCGAAAAATATTATTCTAATTATTGGTGAGAGTTTGTCAGCTAAACATGTGAATTATTTTGGCTATCATCGTGAAACAATGCCTTTTCTGACCGAACTTGCTAAGAATAATGTAGATAAAAATTTATTATTAAAAGAAACTTATAGTGCTGGTGTTTTAACTGCACTTTCCGTTCCTGCATTGTTAAGCGCTATCCCGTATCCAAATGGCGTAGAACAAATAATGAAAGGAGATACTAATATTTTTAATTTGGCAAGAAGACAAGGATATGAAACTTATTTTTATACATCTCAGCCTGAAAAAGAAATGAGTTTAATTAATTTAATGGGTAAAAATTGGATGCAACATAAGATTATGCCGACTCAATTAGGAGAAGATATTTCAAGAGGGATGAATGACCACCGTTTAGTTCCATTGCTTAAAGATATAGACTTAGATAAAGGAAATAATTTTATCGTATTACAGCAAAGAGGTTCACATACGAATTATGGAGAATATCTATCAGAGGATGAAAAAATTTTTAAAAATGGAACCCCATTAGATAATTATGATAGTACGGTATATAATACTGACCAATTCATAAGAAAAATATATGAATATTTAGCAAGTAGAAATAAAGATGATTATTTACTAATATATACTTCTGATCATGGTCAATTGGTTACTGAAAAAACGTATAATCAAGGAACTATGGATGAAGAACAATATATTGTTCCTGCATTTATTTATACTAAAAATAAAGAAGTTATGGAAAATATGGGGGCGTTTGAACAGTGTCAAAGATTATTCCACCAGCAAATAGCGACTTTTATTATTAATACTATGGGGTTCAATATGCCAATCTCAGACTGTAAGAAAGGGGTTGTATATTCTTCTCTGCTAAGTGGGGATACTGGATATTTAGAAATTGAAGTCCCTAAAAAAGCTGTCTTGGTAAATCCTAAAAAGAAAAACTAA
- the rpmE gene encoding 50S ribosomal protein L31 has translation MKQGIHPEYTEITATCSCGNVIKTRSTVGKNLNLDVCGNCHPFYTGKQRVVDTGGRVERFNKRFSIPSTK, from the coding sequence ATGAAACAAGGTATTCACCCAGAATATACAGAAATTACTGCAACATGTTCATGCGGTAACGTAATCAAAACTCGCTCAACAGTGGGTAAAAACTTAAATCTTGATGTGTGCGGTAACTGCCACCCATTCTATACTGGTAAACAACGTGTTGTTGATACTGGTGGTCGTGTAGAACGTTTCAACAAACGTTTCTCAATCCCAAGCACAAAATAA
- a CDS encoding septation protein A, with amino-acid sequence MKQLLEFIPLILFFAVYKLYGVQQAAITLVIATVVQLIALQVLYKKIEKSQWIMGIFVVFFGILTAYFNDLNFLKWKVTIINGLFAAVLLVSQFVFKKPIIQMLLGKELTLPAQVWNNLNLGWAVFFIICMLLNIVISHYFSDDAWATFKTFGFTGLSLVAAIATGAYLYPHLKNLENTNEQK; translated from the coding sequence ATGAAACAATTACTTGAGTTTATCCCGCTTATTCTATTTTTTGCCGTTTATAAATTGTACGGCGTTCAACAAGCGGCAATAACATTGGTGATCGCAACTGTCGTTCAATTGATTGCATTACAAGTGCTTTATAAGAAAATCGAAAAATCACAGTGGATTATGGGCATTTTTGTGGTTTTCTTTGGGATTTTGACCGCTTATTTCAATGACTTAAATTTCTTGAAATGGAAAGTCACCATCATTAATGGTTTGTTTGCCGCCGTATTATTAGTCAGCCAATTTGTGTTTAAAAAGCCGATTATTCAGATGCTATTGGGTAAAGAACTCACTTTACCGGCGCAAGTTTGGAATAATCTCAATTTAGGTTGGGCAGTGTTTTTCATTATTTGTATGCTGCTGAATATCGTGATCAGTCATTATTTTTCTGATGATGCGTGGGCAACATTTAAAACGTTCGGATTTACAGGGTTGAGTTTAGTCGCTGCGATTGCAACCGGCGCTTATCTTTATCCTCACCTTAAAAACTTGGAGAATACCAATGAGCAAAAATAA
- the tkt gene encoding transketolase — MAERKVLANAIRFLSMDAVQKANSGHPGAPMGMADIAEVLWRDFLKHNPTNPKWADRDRFVLSNGHGSMLIYSLLHLTGYDLSIEDLKQFRQLHSKTPGHPEYGYAPGVETTTGPLGQGITNAVGMAIAEKTLAAQFNREGHQIVDHYTYAFLGDGCLMEGISHEACSLAGTLGLGKLIAFYDDNNISIDGHVDGWFSDDTAQRFEAYGWQVIRNVDGHDAEQIKFAIENAKAETERPTLIICKTIIGYGSPNKSASHDCHGAPLGNDEIALTRQALNWEYAPFEIPAEIYADWDAKAQGAVVEKEWNAKFAAYEAAHPELAAEFKRRMAGDLPANWEAESKAFIEKLQANPAAIASRKASQNAIEAYAHILPEFLGGSADLASSNLTLWSGSKPIRADHNVDGNYINYGVREFGMSAIMNGIALHGGFIPYGATFLMFYEYAHNAVRMAALMKQRSLFVYTHDSIGLGEDGPTHQPVEQTASLRFIPNLETWRPADQVESAVAWKAAVERKDGPSALIFTRQNLAQQERTAEQLANVARGGYVLKDSVGTPDLILIATGSEVDLAMKAAVELEAEGKNVRVVSMPSTNVFDKQDAAYRESVLPRSVTKRVAIEAQLSDFWYKYVGFEGRIVGMNSFGESAPADQLFKLFGFTVENVVAKAKEIL, encoded by the coding sequence ATGGCAGAACGTAAAGTATTAGCGAATGCAATTCGCTTTTTAAGTATGGATGCAGTACAAAAAGCTAACTCTGGTCACCCTGGTGCCCCAATGGGTATGGCAGATATCGCTGAGGTATTATGGCGCGACTTTTTAAAGCACAATCCAACTAATCCTAAGTGGGCTGATCGCGACCGTTTCGTACTTTCAAACGGCCATGGTTCAATGTTAATTTATAGCTTATTACATTTAACAGGCTATGATCTTTCAATTGAAGATTTAAAACAATTCCGTCAATTACATTCTAAAACCCCGGGTCACCCTGAATATGGTTACGCTCCGGGCGTTGAAACCACTACAGGTCCATTAGGTCAAGGTATCACCAATGCTGTGGGTATGGCGATTGCAGAAAAAACATTAGCGGCACAATTTAACCGTGAAGGTCACCAAATTGTTGACCATTACACTTATGCCTTTTTAGGTGATGGTTGCTTAATGGAAGGTATTTCGCATGAAGCATGTTCATTAGCCGGTACTTTAGGCTTAGGTAAATTAATCGCTTTCTATGATGACAATAACATCTCAATCGATGGTCACGTAGACGGTTGGTTCTCTGACGATACAGCACAACGCTTTGAGGCATACGGTTGGCAAGTTATCCGCAATGTGGACGGTCATGATGCAGAACAAATCAAATTTGCGATTGAAAATGCGAAAGCGGAAACTGAACGCCCAACTTTAATTATTTGTAAAACAATCATCGGTTACGGTTCTCCAAACAAATCGGCATCACATGACTGTCACGGTGCACCACTAGGTAACGATGAAATTGCATTAACACGCCAAGCACTTAATTGGGAATATGCTCCATTTGAAATTCCGGCAGAAATCTATGCAGATTGGGATGCTAAAGCACAAGGTGCGGTAGTAGAAAAAGAATGGAATGCTAAATTTGCAGCTTATGAAGCGGCACACCCTGAATTAGCAGCAGAATTTAAACGCCGTATGGCTGGCGATTTACCGGCGAACTGGGAAGCGGAAAGCAAAGCGTTTATTGAAAAATTACAAGCGAATCCGGCAGCGATCGCAAGCCGTAAAGCATCACAAAATGCAATTGAAGCTTATGCGCACATCTTACCTGAATTCTTAGGTGGTTCTGCAGACTTAGCAAGTTCTAACTTAACCTTATGGTCTGGTTCAAAACCAATCCGTGCTGATCATAATGTTGACGGTAACTACATTAACTACGGTGTACGTGAATTTGGTATGTCTGCAATTATGAACGGTATTGCATTACACGGTGGTTTTATTCCTTACGGTGCAACCTTCTTAATGTTCTATGAATACGCTCACAATGCTGTGCGTATGGCGGCATTAATGAAACAACGTTCATTATTCGTGTATACACATGATTCTATCGGCTTAGGCGAAGACGGTCCGACTCACCAGCCAGTAGAGCAAACCGCATCACTACGTTTCATCCCGAACTTAGAAACATGGCGTCCGGCTGACCAAGTAGAATCGGCAGTAGCGTGGAAAGCGGCGGTTGAACGTAAAGACGGTCCAAGTGCATTAATCTTTACTCGTCAAAACCTTGCTCAACAAGAACGTACTGCTGAACAATTAGCAAACGTAGCTCGTGGTGGTTATGTGTTAAAAGATTCAGTAGGCACACCGGATTTAATTTTAATTGCAACCGGTTCTGAAGTTGATTTAGCAATGAAAGCAGCAGTAGAGCTTGAAGCTGAAGGTAAGAATGTACGTGTGGTTTCAATGCCAAGTACGAATGTATTTGATAAACAAGATGCAGCGTATCGTGAATCTGTGTTACCTCGTTCAGTAACAAAACGTGTCGCTATCGAAGCACAATTATCTGACTTCTGGTATAAATACGTTGGCTTTGAAGGTCGTATCGTAGGTATGAATAGCTTCGGTGAATCTGCACCGGCAGATCAATTATTCAAACTATTCGGCTTCACGGTTGAAAATGTAGTTGCAAAAGCGAAAGAAATTTTATAA
- the yfbV gene encoding terminus macrodomain insulation protein YfbV: MNATFQAGQRYLNTYPNQKKLGLFMPDYRLIKLVKLAARFMPAFACFAILWQYFFADPSQSILANAIITSLFALSLPYQGLYWLGKRAASPLPLSLLGWYQELKQKLINENKKVEEQAMPSYQDFANLLQLAEQTWGNEYFDKL, from the coding sequence ATGAATGCAACATTTCAAGCGGGTCAACGTTACCTTAATACCTATCCCAATCAAAAAAAGTTAGGGCTGTTTATGCCTGATTATCGGTTAATTAAATTAGTGAAATTAGCCGCTCGCTTTATGCCTGCTTTTGCTTGCTTTGCGATTCTATGGCAATACTTTTTTGCAGATCCGAGCCAATCTATTCTGGCTAATGCGATTATTACCTCACTCTTTGCATTAAGTTTGCCGTATCAAGGCTTATATTGGTTAGGTAAACGTGCGGCTTCGCCGTTACCGCTGTCTCTATTAGGCTGGTATCAAGAGCTAAAACAAAAACTGATTAATGAAAATAAAAAAGTGGAAGAGCAAGCAATGCCCTCTTATCAGGATTTCGCCAACCTACTGCAACTTGCCGAACAAACTTGGGGCAATGAATATTTTGATAAGCTTTAA